The Accipiter gentilis chromosome 34, bAccGen1.1, whole genome shotgun sequence genome has a segment encoding these proteins:
- the LOC126034538 gene encoding histone H2B 5, whose translation MPEPAKSAPAPKKGSKKAVTKTQKKGDKKRRKSRKESYSIYVYKVLKQVHPDTGISSKAMGIMNSFVNDIFERIAGEASRLAHYNKRSTITSREIQTAVRLLLPGELAKHAVSEGTKAVTKYTSSK comes from the coding sequence ATGCCTGAGCCGGCCAAGTCCGCTCCCGCGCCCAAGAAGGGCTCCAAGAAAGCCGTCACCAAGACGCAGAAGAAGGGCGACAAGAAACGGCGCAAGAGCCGCAAGGAGAGCTACTCGATCTACGTGTACAAGGTGCTGAAGCAGGTGCACCCCGACACGGGCATCTCGTCCAAGGCCATGGGCATCATGAACTCCTTCGTCAACGACATCTTCGAGCGCATCGCCGGCGAGGCCTCGCGCCTGGCGCACTACAACAAGCGCTCCACCATCACCTCGCGGGAGATCCAGACGGCCGTGCGGCTCCTGCTGCCCGGCGAGCTGGCCAAGCACGCCGTCTCCGAGGGCACCAAGGCCGTCACCAAGTACACCAGCTCCAAGTAA
- the LOC126034516 gene encoding histone H1.10-like, whose product MAETAPAAAPAAAAPAPAAKKPKKAAGGSKARKPAGPSVTELITKAVSASKERKGLSLAALKKALAAGGYDVEKNNSRIKLGLKSLVSKGTLVQTKGIGASGSFRLSKKPGEVKEKAPKKRAAAAKPKKPAAKKPAGTAKKPKKAVTAKKSPKKAKKPAAAAAKKAAKSPKKATKAAKPKKAAAAAKSPAKAKTVKPKAAKPKAAKPKAAKAKKAAPKKK is encoded by the coding sequence ATGGCCGAgaccgcgcccgccgccgcgcccgccgccgccgccccggcccccgccgccaaGAAGCCCAAGAAGGCGGCGGGAGGCTCCAAAGCCCGCAAGCCGGCGGGCCCCAGCGTCACCGAGCTGATCACCAAGGCCGTGTCCGCCTCCAAGGAGCGCAAGGGGCTCTCGCTCGCCGCGCTCAAGAAGGCGCTGGCCGCCGGCGGCTACGACGTGGAGAAGAACAACAGCCGCATCAAGCTGGGGCTCAAGAGCCTGGTCAGCAAGGGCACGCTGGTGCAGACCAAGGGTATTGGTGCGTCGGGATCTTTTCGTCTTAGTAAAAAACCTGGCGAGGTGAAGGAAAAAGCTCCGAAGAAGCGGGCGGCCGCTGCCAAGCCGAAGAAGCCAGCGGCCAAGAAGCCCGCCGGCACCGCCAAGAAGCCCAAGAAGGCAGTGACAGCGAAAAAGAGCCCCAAGAAAGCGAAGaagccggcggccgccgcggccaaGAAAGCGGCCAAGAGCCCCAAGAAGGCGACCAAGGCTGCCAAGCCCAAAaaagcggcggcagcggcgaaGAGCCCGGCCAAGGCGAAGACGGTGAAGCCGAAAGCGGCGAAGCCGAAGGCGGCCAAACCCAAAGCGGCCAAGGCGAAGAAGGCGGCGCCCAAGAAGAAGTAA
- the APOLD1 gene encoding apolipoprotein L domain-containing protein 1: MERNGAAFPQTPDPTHHFHAELLDQRRRLRGQIAHLHKAARKLNKLRKRSLIANVSGSTLTAAGAVTAIVGLSLSPATLGASLLASAVGLGLATAGGAVSITSDLSLVLCNSREVRKVQEIATTCRKQMREILGCLEFLRRGQGPGDPTLRQSEKRASISLYNSVCFMVFCGSHSFLVPEYTKEVTKVSQAVLKAKIQKLAANLETCTRAMDEVCELLESRTELSPRTRRLSLGAKNTAEILRTSS; this comes from the coding sequence ATGGAGAGAAACGGTGCTGCCTTTCCCCAAACACCAGACCCCACGCACCACTTCCACGCAGAGCTGCTGGATCAGAGGCGGAGGCTGCGTGGCCAAATCGCTCACCTTCACAAGGCGGCTCGTAAACTCAACAAGCTCCGCAAAAGGTCCCTGATTGCCAACGTCAGCGGGAGCACCCTGACCGCCGCGGGAGCAGTCACGGCCATCGTGGGGCTGTCCCTGAGCCCGGCAACGCTGGGAGCCTCTCTGCTGGCGTCGGCTGTGGGTCTGGGCTTGGCCACCGCCGGGGGGGCCGTCAGCATCACCTCTGATCTCTCCTTAGTGCTCTGCAATTCCCGGGAGGTGAGGAAGGTGCAGGAAATCGCAACGACTTGTCGGAAACAGATGAGGGAAATCCTCGGCTGCCTGGAGTTCCTCCGCCgggggcaggggccgggggaCCCCACGCTGCGCCAGTCGGAGAAGAGGGCCTCCATCTCGCTGTACAACTCCGTCTGCTTCATGGTCTTCTGCGGCTCCCACAGCTTCCTCGTGCCAGAATACACAAAGGAGGTCACAAAAGTGAGCCAGGCCGTGCTGAAGGCCAAAATCCAGAAGCTGGCTGCCAACCTCGAGACCTGCACCAGGGCAATGGATGAAGTTTGTGAACTTCTTGAGTCCAGGACAGAGCTTTCCCCACGCACCAGGAGACTCAGCTTGGGTGCCAAAAACACTGCTGAGATCCTGAGAACATCCAGCTGA
- the LOC126034527 gene encoding histone H2A-IV has protein sequence MSGRGKQGGKARAKAKSRSSRAGLQFPVGRVHRLLRKGNYAERVGAGAPVYLAAVLEYLTAEILELAGNAARDNKKTRIIPRHLQLAIRNDEELNKLLGKVTIAQGGVLPNIQAVLLPKKTDSHKAKAK, from the coding sequence ATGTCCGGCCGCGGGAAGCAGGGCGGGAAGGCGCGGGCCAAGGCCAAGTCGCGCTCGTCGCGGGCCGGGCTGCAGTTCCCCGTGGGCCGCGTGCACCGGCTGCTGCGCAAGGGCAACTACGCGGAGCGGGTGGGCGCCGGCGCCCCGGTGTACCTGGCGGCCGTGCTGGAGTACCTGACGGCCGAGATCCTGGAGCTGGCGGGCAACGCGGCCCGCGACAACAAGAAGACGCGCATCATCCCCCGGCACCTGCAGCTGGCCATCCGCAACGACGAGGAGCTCAACAAGCTGCTGGGCAAGGTGACCATCGCGCAGGGCGGGGTGCTGCCCAACATCCAGGCCGTGCTGCTGCCCAAGAAGACCGACAGCCACAAGGCTAAAGCCAAGTAA
- the LOC126034513 gene encoding LOW QUALITY PROTEIN: histone H1.11L-like (The sequence of the model RefSeq protein was modified relative to this genomic sequence to represent the inferred CDS: inserted 1 base in 1 codon), whose protein sequence is MGAPRRLLQPPRXRPRSNAMSEVAPAPAAEAAPAAAAPAPAAKAAAKKPKKAAGGSKARKPAGPSVTELITKAVSASKERKGLSLAALKKALAAGGYDVEKNNSRIKLGLKSLVSKGTLVQTKGTGASGSFRLSKKPGEVKEKAPKKRAAAAKPKKPAAKKPASAAKKPKKAVTAKKSPKKAKKPAAAAAKKAAKSPKKATKAAKPKKAAAAAKSPAKAKAVKPKAAKPKAAKPKAAKAKKAAPKKK, encoded by the exons ATGGGGGCGCCGCGGCGGCTGCTGCAGCCGCCGC TCCGTCCGCGCAGCAACGCCATGTCCGAGGTCGCTCCCGCCCCCGCTGCTGaggcagcgcccgccgccgccgccccggcccccgccgccaaAGCCGCCGCCAAGAAGCCCAAGAAGGCGGCGGGCGGCTCCAAAGCCCGCAAGCCGGCGGGCCCCAGCGTCACCGAGCTGATCACCAAGGCCGTGTCCGCCTCCAAGGAGCGCAAGGGGCTCTCGCTCGCCGCGCTCAAGAAGGCGCTGGCCGCCGGCGGCTACGACGTGGAGAAGAACAACAGCCGCATCAAGCTGGGGCTCAAGAGCCTGGTCAGCAAGGGCACGCTGGTGCAAACCAAGGGCACCGGCGCCTCCGGCTCTTTCCGTCTCAGCAAGAAGCCCGGCGAGGTGAAGGAAAAAGCGCCGAAGAAGCGGGCGGCCGCCGCCAAGCCCAAGAAGCCGGCGGCCAAGAAGCCGGCCAGCGCAGCTAAGAAGCCTAAGAAAGCGGTGACAGCGAAGAAGAGCCCCAAGAAAGCGAAGaagccggcggccgccgcggccaaGAAAGCGGCCAAGAGCCCCAAGAAGGCGACCAAGGCTGCCAAGCCCAAAaaagcggcggcagcggcgaaGAGCCCGGCCAAGGCGAAGGCGGTGAAGCCCAAAGCGGCCAAGCCGAAGGCGGCCAAGCCCAAAGCGGCCAAGGCGAAGAAGGCGGCGCCCAAGAAGAAGTAA
- the LOC126034519 gene encoding histone H3 produces MARTKQTARKSTGGKAPRKQLATKAARKSAPATGGVKKPHRYRPGTVALREIRRYQKSTELLIRKLPFQRLVREIAQDFKTDLRFQSSAVMALQEASEAYLVGLFEDTNLCAIHAKRVTIMPKDIQLARRIRGERA; encoded by the coding sequence ATGGCGCGCACGAAGCAGACGGCGCGTAAGTCGACGGGCGGGAAGGCGCCCCGCAAGCAGCTGGCCACCAAGGCGGCCCGCAAGAGCGCGCCGGCCACGGGCGGCGTGAAGAAGCCGCACCGCTACCGGCCTGGCACGGTGGCGCTGCGCGAGATCCGGCGCTACCAGAAGTCGACGGAGCTGCTGATCCGCAAGCTGCCTTTCCAGCGCCTGGTGCGGGAGATCGCGCAGGACTTCAAGACCGACTTGCGCTTCCAGAGCTCGGCCGTGATGGCGCTGCAGGAGGCGAGCGAGGCCTACCTGGTGGGGCTCTTCGAGGACACCAACCTCTGCGCCATCCACGCCAAGCGCGTCACCATCATGCCCAAGGACATCCAGCTGGCCCGCCGCATCCGCGGCGAGCGCGCCTGA
- the DDX47 gene encoding probable ATP-dependent RNA helicase DDX47: MAAGGEEGRAAEPEPEPAAEPEVAAEEPRSFKDLGVTDVLCEACDQLGWKMPTKIQVEAIPVALQGRDIIGLAETGSGKTGAFALPILQALLETPQRLFALVLTPTRELAFQISEQFEALGSSIGVHSTVIVGGIDTMSQSLALAKKPHVIIATPGRLVDHLENTKGFNLRALKFLVMDEADRILNMDFETEVDKILKVIPRDRKTFLFSATMTKKVQKLQRAALKNPVKCAVSSKYQTVEKLQQYYIFIPSKFKDSYLVYILNELAGNSFMIFCSTCNNTQRTALLLRNLGFTAIPLHGQMSQNKRLGSLNKFKAKARSILLATDVASRGLDIPHVDVVINFDIPTHSKDYIHRVGRTARAGRSGKSITFVTQYDVELFQRIEHLIGKKLPAFPMQEEEVMMLTERVAEAQRFARMELREQGEKKRSRNDDDDTEEAIGVRNKVAGGKKKKRKAF, from the exons ATGGCGGCAGGAGGCGAGgaagggcgggcggcggagccggagccggagccggcaGCGGAGCCGGAGGTGGCGGCGGAAGAGCCACGGAGCTTCAAGGATCTG GGAGTGACAGATGTCCTGTGTGAAGCTTGTGACCAGTTAGGATGGAAGATGCCAACAAAGATCCAAGTTGAGGCTATTCCAGTGGCTCTCCAAG GCAGAGATATCATTGGACTGGCAGAAACTGGCTCTGGAAAAACAGGAGCCTTTGCTTTGCCAATTCTTCAAGCACTGCTGGAAACACCTCAGCGATTATTTGCTCTTGTCCTCACACCAACAAGGGAGCTGGCCTTCCAAATCTCAGAGCAGTTTGAAGCCCTTGGATCTTCCATTGGTGTCCACAGTA cGGTTATTGTGGGTGGAATTGACACGATGTCTCAATCTCTGGCCTTAGCCAAGAAACCACATGTAATAATTG CAACCCCGGGCCGTCTAGTTGATCATCTGGAGAACACAAAGGGCTTCAACTTACGAGCTCTGAAGTTCCTAGTGATGGATGAGGCTGACAGGATCCTTAACATGGATTTTGAGACAGAG gtgGATAAGATATTAAAAGTGATTCCTCGAGACAGAAAGACATTCCTGTTTTCTGCTACCATGACCAAGAAG GTTCAAAAACTCCAGCGTGCTGCTCTGAAGAATCCTGTTAAATGTGCTGTGTCTTCCAAATATCAGACAGTTGAAAAACTACAGCAGTACTACATTTTCATCCCCTCCAAATTCAAG GACAGCTACCTGGTTTACATCTTGAATGAACTAGCTGGAAACTCTTTCATGATATTCTGTAGTACATGTAACAACACTCAGAGGACTGCTCTACTGCTTCGCAACCTGGGGTTCACTGCCATTCCCCTCCATGGGCAGATGAGTCAG AATAAACGCTTGGGCTCTCTGAACAAGTTCAAGGCAAAGGCACGTTCTATTCTGCTGGCTACTGATGTTGCAAGCAGAGGTCTGGACATCCCACATGTAGATGTGGTGATAAACTTTGATATTCCTACACACTCTAAG gattaCATTCATCGTGTTGGGAGAACAGCTCGAGCTGGGAGATCTGGCAAATCTATCACCTTTGTCACACA GTACGATGTAGAGCTGTTCCAGCGCATTGAACACCTGATTGGCAAGAAGCTGCCAGCATTCCCCATGCAAGAGGAAGAAGTTATGATGCTGACAGAGCGTGTGGCTGAGGCCCAGAGATTTGCTCGAATG GAGCTGcgggagcagggagagaagaagCGATCTCGCAATGATGATGATGACACAGAAGAAGCTATTGGTGTCAGGAATAAGGTGGCaggtgggaagaagaagaaaaggaaagcctTCTAG
- the LOC126034523 gene encoding histone H3 encodes MARTKQTARKSTGGKAPRKQLATKAARKSAPATGGVKKPHRYRPGTVALREIRRYQKSTELLIRKLPFQRLVREIAQDFKTDLRFQSSAVMALQEASEAYLVGLFEDTNLCAIHAKRVTIMPKDIQLARRIRGERA; translated from the coding sequence ATGGCGCGCACGAAGCAGACGGCGCGTAAGTCGACGGGCGGGAAGGCGCCCCGCAAGCAGCTGGCCACCAAGGCGGCCCGCAAGAGCGCGCCGGCCACGGGCGGCGTGAAGAAGCCGCACCGCTACCGGCCTGGCACGGTGGCGCTGCGCGAGATCCGGCGCTACCAGAAGTCGACGGAGCTGCTGATCCGCAAGCTGCCCTTCCAGCGCCTGGTGCGGGAGATCGCGCAGGACTTCAAGACCGACTTGCGCTTCCAGAGCTCGGCCGTGATGGCGCTGCAGGAGGCGAGCGAGGCCTACCTGGTGGGGCTCTTCGAGGACACCAACCTCTGCGCCATCCACGCCAAGCGCGTCACCATCATGCCCAAGGACATCCAGCTGGCCCGCCGCATCCGCGGCGAGCGCGCCTGA